One part of the Solea solea chromosome 1, fSolSol10.1, whole genome shotgun sequence genome encodes these proteins:
- the cpdp gene encoding CPD photolyase isoform X2 yields MICIWRRRLLKLIVDGNRRPSQSLVPLTEAYTCEPTMSGKKRKATSAAKVAKSAKQQKLVPTKEEKQQKAGGWLQDLVTQQRSENKEMKFNKKRCRFISDTEKIKQGSEGVLYWMLRDQRVQDNWALIYAQGLAVKENLPLHICYCLDVPKSELSTLRHYNFMLKGLEEIAKECKTLDVQFHLLHGSAEEVVPGFVSDRSLGAVVTDFSPLREPLQWLEDMKKTLPEDIPLIQVDSHNIVPCWVASPKLEYAARTIRGKITKLLPEFLTEFPLVEKHPHTATRTAKPVDWDKLLASLQVDRTVGEPEWAKPGTKAGLAMLESFIDVRLKVFDNLRNDPNANALSQLSPWIRFGHLSAQRVALQVNHSGKGTGHSINSFIEELVVRRELTDNFCFYNKKYDSVEGAYEWAQKTLKVHAKDKRPYLYTREQLEKAKTHDKLWNAAQYQMVSEGKMHGFLRMYWAKKILEWTTSPEEALSTALYLNDRYELDGQDPNGFVGCMWSICGIHDQGWAERDVFGKIRYMNYKGCTRKFDVAQFEQKYCPKNL; encoded by the exons GCGACTCTTAAAGCTCATCGTCGACGGTAATCGGAGGCCAAGCCAAAGTCTCGTCCCACTGACCGAGGCGTACACCTGTGAACCTACCATGTCAGGCAAAAAGCGTAAGGCAACCTCTGCTGCTAAAGTGGCTAAAAGTGCCAAGCAGCAGAAGCTGGTTCCTAcaaaggaggagaagcagcagaaagCTGGAGGCTGGCTGCAGGACCTTGTCACgcagcagaggtcagagaaCAAGGAGATGAAGTTCAACAAAAAGCGCTGTCGCTTCATTTCTGACACTGAGAAGATAAAGCAGGGCTCAGAGGGCGTCCTGTACTGGATGTTAAGGGATCAAAGAGTACAAG ATAACTGGGCGCTGATCTACGCACAGGGGCTTGCTGTGAAAGAAAACCTTCCTCTGCACATCTGTTACTGCTTAGATGTCCCAAAGTCAGAGCTGTCCACTCTGAGACATTACAACTTCATGCTGAAAGGACTAGAAGAAATAGCAAAG GAATGTAAAACCTTAGACGTCCAGTTTCACTTACTCCATGGCTCAGCAGAGGAAGTTGTGCCTGGCTTTGTTTCTGACCGCAGCCTCGGGGCAGTGGTGACAGACTTCTCTCCGCTCAGAGAGCCACTGCAGTGGTTGGAGGACATGAAAAAGACGCTTCCAGAGGACATTCCCCTCATACAG GTCGACTCCCATAATATCGTTCCCTGCTGGGTAGCGTCGCCGAAACTTGAATACGCTGCCAGGACCATCAGAGGAAAAATCACCAAACTTCTGCCCGAGTTCCTTACCGAGTTTCCTCTGGTGGAGAAACATCCGCACACTGCAACAAGAACAGCCAAA CCAGTAGACTGGGACAAACTTCTGGCCTCGCTGCAGGTCGACAGAACAGTCGGAGAGCCCGAGTGGGCCAAACCTGGCACCAAGGCCGGACTGGCCATGCTGGAGTCCTTCATTGACGTGCGCCTTAAGGTGTTTGACAACCTGCGCAACGATCCGAACGCCAACGCCCTCAGTCAGCTCTCCCCCTGGATCCGCTTTG GCCACCTGTCTGCGCAGCGAGTGGCTCTGCAAGTTAACCACAGCGGGAAAGGCACCGGCCATTCTATCAACTCCTTCATCGAGGAGCTGGTGGTGCGCCGCGAGCTGACCGACAACTTCTGCTTCTACAACAAGAAATACGACTCTGTGGAGG GTGCATATGAGTGGGCTCAGAAGACCTTGAAAGTCCACGCCAAAGACAAAAGGCCCTATCTGTACACGCGTGAGCAGCTGGAGAAAGCGAAGACGCATGACAAACTGTGGAACGCAGCTCAG TACCAGATGGTCAGTGAAGGGAAGATGCATGGTTTCCTGAGGATGTACTGGGCCAAAAAGATTTTGGAGTGGACAACTTCACCAGAGGAGGCGCTCTCCACTGCCCTGTACCTTAACGATCGCTATGAGCTGGACGGCCAGGACCCTAATGGCTTTGTTG GCTGCATGTGGTCCATCTGTGGCATCCATGACCAAGGCTGGGCAGAAAGGGATGTTTTTGGGAAGATCCGCTACATGAACTACAAAGGCTGCACTCGCAAGTTTGACGTCGCCCAGTTTGAGCAGAAGTACTGTCCCAAAAACCTGTGA
- the cpdp gene encoding CPD photolyase isoform X1, with amino-acid sequence MICIWRSSLSSFSPRRLLKLIVDGNRRPSQSLVPLTEAYTCEPTMSGKKRKATSAAKVAKSAKQQKLVPTKEEKQQKAGGWLQDLVTQQRSENKEMKFNKKRCRFISDTEKIKQGSEGVLYWMLRDQRVQDNWALIYAQGLAVKENLPLHICYCLDVPKSELSTLRHYNFMLKGLEEIAKECKTLDVQFHLLHGSAEEVVPGFVSDRSLGAVVTDFSPLREPLQWLEDMKKTLPEDIPLIQVDSHNIVPCWVASPKLEYAARTIRGKITKLLPEFLTEFPLVEKHPHTATRTAKPVDWDKLLASLQVDRTVGEPEWAKPGTKAGLAMLESFIDVRLKVFDNLRNDPNANALSQLSPWIRFGHLSAQRVALQVNHSGKGTGHSINSFIEELVVRRELTDNFCFYNKKYDSVEGAYEWAQKTLKVHAKDKRPYLYTREQLEKAKTHDKLWNAAQYQMVSEGKMHGFLRMYWAKKILEWTTSPEEALSTALYLNDRYELDGQDPNGFVGCMWSICGIHDQGWAERDVFGKIRYMNYKGCTRKFDVAQFEQKYCPKNL; translated from the exons CTCATTGTCTTCTTTTTCACCAAGGCGACTCTTAAAGCTCATCGTCGACGGTAATCGGAGGCCAAGCCAAAGTCTCGTCCCACTGACCGAGGCGTACACCTGTGAACCTACCATGTCAGGCAAAAAGCGTAAGGCAACCTCTGCTGCTAAAGTGGCTAAAAGTGCCAAGCAGCAGAAGCTGGTTCCTAcaaaggaggagaagcagcagaaagCTGGAGGCTGGCTGCAGGACCTTGTCACgcagcagaggtcagagaaCAAGGAGATGAAGTTCAACAAAAAGCGCTGTCGCTTCATTTCTGACACTGAGAAGATAAAGCAGGGCTCAGAGGGCGTCCTGTACTGGATGTTAAGGGATCAAAGAGTACAAG ATAACTGGGCGCTGATCTACGCACAGGGGCTTGCTGTGAAAGAAAACCTTCCTCTGCACATCTGTTACTGCTTAGATGTCCCAAAGTCAGAGCTGTCCACTCTGAGACATTACAACTTCATGCTGAAAGGACTAGAAGAAATAGCAAAG GAATGTAAAACCTTAGACGTCCAGTTTCACTTACTCCATGGCTCAGCAGAGGAAGTTGTGCCTGGCTTTGTTTCTGACCGCAGCCTCGGGGCAGTGGTGACAGACTTCTCTCCGCTCAGAGAGCCACTGCAGTGGTTGGAGGACATGAAAAAGACGCTTCCAGAGGACATTCCCCTCATACAG GTCGACTCCCATAATATCGTTCCCTGCTGGGTAGCGTCGCCGAAACTTGAATACGCTGCCAGGACCATCAGAGGAAAAATCACCAAACTTCTGCCCGAGTTCCTTACCGAGTTTCCTCTGGTGGAGAAACATCCGCACACTGCAACAAGAACAGCCAAA CCAGTAGACTGGGACAAACTTCTGGCCTCGCTGCAGGTCGACAGAACAGTCGGAGAGCCCGAGTGGGCCAAACCTGGCACCAAGGCCGGACTGGCCATGCTGGAGTCCTTCATTGACGTGCGCCTTAAGGTGTTTGACAACCTGCGCAACGATCCGAACGCCAACGCCCTCAGTCAGCTCTCCCCCTGGATCCGCTTTG GCCACCTGTCTGCGCAGCGAGTGGCTCTGCAAGTTAACCACAGCGGGAAAGGCACCGGCCATTCTATCAACTCCTTCATCGAGGAGCTGGTGGTGCGCCGCGAGCTGACCGACAACTTCTGCTTCTACAACAAGAAATACGACTCTGTGGAGG GTGCATATGAGTGGGCTCAGAAGACCTTGAAAGTCCACGCCAAAGACAAAAGGCCCTATCTGTACACGCGTGAGCAGCTGGAGAAAGCGAAGACGCATGACAAACTGTGGAACGCAGCTCAG TACCAGATGGTCAGTGAAGGGAAGATGCATGGTTTCCTGAGGATGTACTGGGCCAAAAAGATTTTGGAGTGGACAACTTCACCAGAGGAGGCGCTCTCCACTGCCCTGTACCTTAACGATCGCTATGAGCTGGACGGCCAGGACCCTAATGGCTTTGTTG GCTGCATGTGGTCCATCTGTGGCATCCATGACCAAGGCTGGGCAGAAAGGGATGTTTTTGGGAAGATCCGCTACATGAACTACAAAGGCTGCACTCGCAAGTTTGACGTCGCCCAGTTTGAGCAGAAGTACTGTCCCAAAAACCTGTGA